A genomic window from Phoenix dactylifera cultivar Barhee BC4 unplaced genomic scaffold, palm_55x_up_171113_PBpolish2nd_filt_p 000007F, whole genome shotgun sequence includes:
- the LOC103704590 gene encoding tryptophan synthase alpha chain-like, whose amino-acid sequence MATAFKVSFSFLPSSKSPRVSFPRPSFQTVSAPKSLSTMASLSVAPTVGISETFSRLREQGKVAFIPFLTAGDPDLSTTSKALKVLDSCGSDLIELGIPYSDPLADGPVIQAAATRALAKGTNFDAVISMLREVAPQLSCPIALFTYYNPILKRGVEKFMSTIKNAGVHGLVVPDVPLEETKTLRSEAVKYNIEMVLLTTPTTPTERMKAIVEASEGFIYLVSSVGVTGARSSVSSRVQHLLQELKEATTKPIAVGFGISKPEHVKQVAGWGADGIIVGSAMVKLLGEAESPEEGLKELEAFAKSLKAALLS is encoded by the exons ATGGCCACCGCTTTCAAAGTCTCCTTCTCTTTTCTCCCCTCGAGCAAATCTCCCCGCGTCTCTTTTCCTCGGCCCTCCTTCCAGACTGTCTCTGCCCCCAAATCCCTCTCCACCATGGCTTCTCTTAGCGTCGCCCCGACGGTTGGGATCTCCGAGACCTTCTCCCGGTTGAGGGAACAAGGAAAA GTTGCATTTATACCTTTCTTAACTGCTGGTGATCCTGATTTGTCAACAACCTCGAAAGCATTGAAAGTTCTTGATTCTTGTGGTTCAGACTTGATAGAATTGGGCATACCCTACTCTGATCCTTTAGCAGATGGACCTGTTATCCAG GCTGCTGCTACGCGTGCCCTagcaaaaggaaccaactttgaTGCAGTTATATCCATGTTAAGGGAG GTAGCACCTCAACTGTCTTGTCCAATAGCTCTGTTTACATATTACAATCCAATACTAAAGCGTGGAGTTGAGAAGTTCATGTCTACGATAAAAAATGCTGGTGTACATG GACTTGTGGTGCCAGATGTTCCTTTAGAGGAGACTAAAACTTTAAGGAGTGAAGCTGTTAAATATAATATTGAGATG GTTCTGCTTACAACACCCACAACTCCAACAGAAAGAATGAAAGCCATCGTAGAAGCTTCAGAAGGTTTCATATATCTT GTGAGCTCTGTTGGAGTTACAGGTGCCCGTTCATCAGTTAGTTCACGTGTTCAACATCTCCTACAGGAACTTAAAGAG GCGACAACGAAACCTATTgcagttggctttggcatatcGAAACCAGAACATGTGAAGCAG GTAGCCGGATGGGGAGCAGATGGCATAATTGTTGGTAGTGCAATGGTGAAGCTTCTTGGGGAGGCAGAATCCCCTGAAGAAGGATTGAAGGAACTAGAAGCCTTCGCAAAGTCCTTGAAGGCTGCACTCCTTTCATAA
- the LOC103704530 gene encoding sec-independent protein translocase protein TATA, chloroplastic-like, whose protein sequence is MEIARCSTSLMASRLPARLPSPPYASLAAYNSVFFANGGRVLARTRLSLASGRRRRGGSGGGGCRCLFGLGVPELVVIAGVAALVFGPKKLPEIGRSIGETAKSFQQAAKEFETELKKDDEDATKPTPPAESPQVVSSEDEKEEMEASGSGTKKSS, encoded by the exons atggagaTAGCTCGTTGTTCTACGTCTCTAATGGCGTCACGGCTTCCGGCGAGGCTCCCCTCCCCGCCCTACGCCTCTCTGGCCGCCTACAACTCCGTCTTCTTCGCCAATGGCGGACGGGTCCTGGCCAGGACGAGGCTCTCCCTGGCCTCCGGCCGGCGGCGAAGGGGGGGCAGTGGTGGCGGCGGGTGCCGTTGCCTCTTCGGTCTCGGCGTCCCCGAGCTCGTCGTGATAGCCGGCGTCGCCGCGCTGGTCTTCGGCCCCAAGAAGCTCCCCGAGATCGGCCGGAGCATCGGAGAGACCGCGAAGAGCTTCCAACAG GCTGCTAAAGAGTTTGAAACCGAGTTAAAAAAGGATGACGAAGATGCTACTAAACCCACTCCTCCAGCTGAGAGTCCCCAGGTTGTTAGCAGCGAAGATGAGAAAGAAGAAATGGAAGCTTCGGGCTCGGGCACCAAAAAGAGCTCATGA